From Salinirubellus salinus, the proteins below share one genomic window:
- a CDS encoding DUF6517 family protein produces the protein MRRQLAVALLIVLVVSSGCIGFLTGQSALTFAADDVSVSEQARSDTGYEQARDDTQVINRTFRAGGQTRNVTVTNHVAEYQRSVSLLGNSQPLARMTVISSPAVAVAGQTFNPLGELSNRELAQRLQQQYETVQNVQFEGDRTRTVLGENVTVSRFSAEATTVAGQNVDVYVHVTKTKDGDDFVVGVAVYPQGLDGEQQTVDTLFAGIEHETGES, from the coding sequence ATGAGACGGCAGCTAGCGGTCGCCCTCCTGATCGTGCTGGTGGTATCGAGCGGCTGCATCGGGTTCCTCACGGGCCAGAGTGCGCTCACGTTCGCTGCCGACGACGTGAGCGTCTCCGAGCAGGCGCGCAGCGACACCGGCTACGAGCAGGCCAGAGACGACACGCAGGTCATCAACCGGACGTTCCGCGCGGGTGGGCAGACGCGCAACGTCACCGTGACGAACCACGTCGCCGAGTACCAGCGGTCGGTGAGCCTCCTCGGGAACTCCCAGCCGCTCGCCCGGATGACGGTCATCTCCTCGCCAGCGGTGGCGGTGGCCGGCCAGACGTTCAACCCCCTCGGCGAGCTCTCGAACCGCGAACTCGCCCAGCGCCTCCAGCAGCAGTACGAGACCGTCCAGAACGTCCAGTTCGAGGGCGACCGTACCCGGACGGTGCTCGGTGAGAATGTCACCGTCTCGAGGTTCTCGGCCGAGGCGACCACCGTGGCCGGCCAGAACGTCGACGTCTACGTCCACGTCACGAAGACGAAGGACGGTGACGACTTCGTCGTCGGCGTCGCCGTCTATCCGCAGGGTCTCGACGGCGAACAGCAGACCGTGGACACGCTGTTCGCTGGCATCGAGCACGAGACGGGCGAGTCGTAG
- a CDS encoding response regulator — MAEPPVHVLHVDDDGTFGRLVAASLEREAGQFDVVTVNGSDKALARLDAGDVDCVVSDYDMPGTDGLELLEVVRARYGQMPFVLFTGKGSEEIASAAISAGVDEYIQKSAGTEQFALLANRVLTVVERDRARRERERLQSDLRNEREHFQMALRDSPVVAFRQDAALRYTWLGNPHPDFGGESILGMSDEDLLEPAAAEAVTAPKRAALESGQRVRRRVSYRLPSGPVVYDLTVDPVHDDDGAIVGIACVAVELDTSDATEADRGREASTVERSGDQPDPRSESHG, encoded by the coding sequence ATGGCAGAACCCCCCGTCCACGTCCTCCACGTCGACGACGACGGGACGTTCGGACGGTTGGTGGCCGCATCACTCGAACGCGAGGCCGGCCAGTTCGACGTGGTGACGGTGAACGGTTCCGACAAGGCGCTAGCGCGGCTGGACGCGGGCGACGTCGACTGCGTCGTGTCCGACTACGATATGCCGGGGACGGACGGTCTCGAACTCCTCGAGGTGGTCCGAGCGCGGTACGGCCAGATGCCGTTCGTCCTGTTCACGGGGAAGGGAAGCGAGGAGATCGCGAGCGCCGCCATCTCCGCTGGCGTCGACGAGTACATCCAGAAGTCGGCCGGAACGGAGCAGTTCGCGCTGCTCGCGAACCGCGTGCTGACCGTCGTCGAGCGCGACCGGGCGAGACGCGAACGCGAACGCCTGCAGAGTGACCTTCGTAACGAGCGTGAACACTTCCAGATGGCGCTCAGGGACTCTCCAGTCGTCGCCTTCCGGCAGGACGCGGCCCTCCGGTACACGTGGCTCGGCAACCCCCATCCCGACTTCGGTGGGGAGTCCATCCTCGGGATGTCCGACGAGGACCTGCTCGAACCGGCGGCCGCCGAGGCCGTCACCGCGCCAAAGCGAGCGGCCCTCGAGTCCGGACAGCGAGTCAGACGACGCGTGTCCTACCGCCTGCCGAGCGGACCGGTGGTGTACGACCTGACGGTCGACCCTGTCCACGACGACGATGGGGCCATCGTGGGCATCGCGTGCGTGGCGGTGGAACTGGATACCAGCGATGCCACCGAGGCGGACCGCGGACGCGAGGCCTCGACTGTCGAGCGGAGTGGCGACCAGCCGGACCCCCGGTCCGAGTCACACGGGTGA
- a CDS encoding DUF7523 family protein has translation MTVAADTRRAVRANPFVRDALRAGICNYTAAARFLGVGEEEAVAAALRRYAEDLADYEPPTPAGRVRVNMQSGLGPTDDPDAALVRVADTMLAPGGGDLTGITATGDGVDPVTLAHVVARLDAEGVAVGAAGATDGVLVVAVNRRDGPDALRDVEDAVQ, from the coding sequence ATGACTGTCGCCGCCGACACCCGCCGTGCCGTCCGGGCGAACCCGTTCGTCCGTGACGCGCTCAGAGCCGGCATCTGCAACTACACCGCCGCGGCGCGCTTCCTCGGCGTCGGCGAGGAGGAGGCCGTCGCCGCCGCACTCCGTCGCTACGCCGAGGACCTCGCCGACTACGAACCACCGACACCGGCGGGCCGGGTCCGGGTGAACATGCAGTCTGGACTCGGCCCCACCGACGACCCCGACGCTGCCCTCGTCCGCGTCGCCGACACGATGCTGGCGCCGGGCGGGGGCGACCTGACCGGCATCACCGCGACCGGCGACGGGGTCGACCCGGTGACGCTCGCCCACGTCGTCGCTCGCCTCGACGCCGAGGGAGTCGCCGTGGGCGCTGCGGGGGCGACCGACGGGGTCCTCGTGGTCGCGGTGAACCGACGGGACGGACCGGACGCACTGCGCGACGTCGAGGACGCGGTGCAGTAG
- the cysS gene encoding cysteine--tRNA ligase codes for MSLRVTNTRTGEREPFEPQDPDEVLLYYCGLTVSDHAHLGHARSWVHVDVMHRWLEHSGYTVRHVENVTDVNEKIVARIGEVGDTEREVAAHYLASVVEDMRGLNLKRAEVYPRVTEHVPEIIDLVETLVEKGYAYESNGSVYFDVTSFDRYGELSNQSVEELEAQGEADERAEKRHPQDFALWKADGVSRTAVEEHRKSDAPDLDDEAYPTGETWDSPWGEGRPGWHVECSAMSMTHLDSTIDIHVGGQDLVFPHHENEVAQSEAATGETFARYWLHTALLETEGEKMSSSLGNFFTVSNALRELGVNVLRSFFLAGGYNTRQTYSETTISEAEERWERLERGYDRAVAALDSVDAHTKVTDDDLRTAVETTREAFAAAMDDDFNTRGALTALLELGAAVNRHVDANDTYDYRGLKAAVDAYEELGEGVLGFSFAGEAEGEVLVGDLVELVLSLREDAREAGEYERADALRDDLEALGIEVQDTDDGPTFRL; via the coding sequence ATGTCGCTGCGCGTGACGAACACCCGGACGGGCGAGCGTGAACCCTTCGAACCGCAGGACCCCGACGAGGTACTCCTCTACTACTGCGGCCTGACGGTCTCGGACCACGCCCACCTCGGCCACGCGCGGTCGTGGGTCCACGTCGACGTGATGCACCGGTGGCTCGAACACTCTGGCTACACGGTCCGACACGTCGAGAACGTCACAGACGTGAACGAGAAGATCGTCGCCCGCATCGGCGAGGTGGGTGACACGGAGCGCGAGGTGGCCGCCCACTACCTCGCCTCGGTCGTCGAGGACATGCGCGGGCTGAACCTGAAGCGCGCCGAGGTCTACCCCCGCGTCACCGAGCACGTCCCCGAGATAATCGACCTCGTCGAGACGCTCGTGGAGAAGGGGTACGCCTACGAGTCGAACGGGTCGGTGTACTTCGACGTGACCTCGTTCGACCGGTACGGTGAACTGTCGAACCAGTCCGTCGAGGAGCTGGAGGCGCAGGGGGAGGCCGACGAGCGCGCGGAGAAGCGCCACCCGCAGGACTTCGCCCTCTGGAAGGCCGACGGCGTCTCGAGGACGGCCGTCGAGGAACACCGGAAGTCGGACGCGCCCGACCTCGACGACGAGGCGTACCCGACCGGCGAGACCTGGGACTCACCGTGGGGCGAGGGCCGGCCGGGGTGGCACGTCGAGTGCTCGGCGATGAGCATGACGCACCTCGACTCGACCATCGACATCCACGTCGGCGGGCAGGACCTCGTGTTCCCCCACCACGAGAACGAGGTGGCCCAGAGCGAGGCGGCCACCGGCGAGACGTTCGCCCGCTACTGGCTCCACACCGCGCTGCTGGAGACCGAGGGCGAGAAGATGTCCTCCTCGCTGGGCAACTTCTTCACCGTCTCCAACGCGCTGCGGGAACTCGGGGTGAACGTCCTCCGGTCGTTCTTCCTCGCGGGGGGCTACAACACCCGCCAGACCTACTCGGAGACGACCATCTCGGAGGCCGAGGAGCGCTGGGAGCGCCTCGAGCGTGGATACGACCGCGCCGTCGCGGCGCTCGACTCCGTCGACGCCCACACCAAGGTGACCGACGACGACCTCCGGACAGCCGTGGAGACCACCCGCGAGGCGTTCGCGGCTGCGATGGACGACGACTTCAACACGCGTGGCGCCCTGACCGCGCTCCTCGAACTCGGCGCCGCGGTGAACCGCCACGTCGACGCGAACGACACGTACGACTACCGCGGCCTGAAAGCCGCCGTCGACGCCTACGAGGAACTCGGCGAGGGCGTCCTCGGGTTCTCGTTCGCGGGCGAGGCCGAGGGCGAGGTGCTGGTCGGCGACCTCGTCGAACTCGTCCTCTCGCTACGCGAGGACGCACGCGAGGCCGGCGAGTACGAGCGTGCCGACGCGCTCCGCGACGACCTCGAGGCCCTCGGTATCGAGGTGCAGGACACGGACGACGGGCCGACGTTCCGGCTCTGA
- a CDS encoding metallophosphoesterase family protein, producing the protein MQTEVSVREADSKATAEHGRLADSDLSPEVAPLHHRVDADAWDDIFLVGDVHGCITELETLLAELEPTDDDLVVFVGDLVRKGPDSAAVVERVREAQNFRTVRGNNEQKFVDGTKHRPELEPHQEWFEALPAAISFDDVLVTHGGVDPRRPLSEHGLYDLLETRAVPPENGYDGPFWFEIHEARPRVFFGHTVLDAPVVTDGAVGLDTGCVYGGELTAYDYRADDLVSVPAEQTYRDRAQRKILDLPAIQA; encoded by the coding sequence ATGCAGACGGAGGTATCCGTCCGGGAGGCCGACTCGAAGGCGACGGCAGAACACGGCAGACTCGCCGACTCCGACCTGTCGCCCGAGGTTGCACCGCTGCACCACCGTGTCGACGCCGACGCGTGGGACGACATCTTCCTCGTCGGCGACGTCCACGGGTGCATCACCGAACTCGAGACGCTCCTCGCCGAACTCGAACCGACCGACGACGACCTCGTGGTCTTCGTCGGCGACCTCGTCCGGAAGGGGCCCGACTCCGCCGCGGTGGTCGAGCGCGTCCGCGAGGCCCAGAACTTCCGCACCGTCCGGGGCAACAACGAGCAGAAGTTCGTCGACGGGACGAAACACCGCCCCGAACTCGAGCCTCATCAGGAGTGGTTCGAGGCGCTCCCCGCGGCCATCTCGTTCGACGATGTCCTCGTCACCCACGGCGGGGTGGATCCGCGACGACCGCTCTCCGAGCACGGCCTCTACGACCTGCTCGAGACCCGCGCGGTCCCGCCGGAGAACGGCTACGACGGCCCGTTCTGGTTCGAGATCCACGAGGCACGCCCCCGCGTCTTCTTCGGCCACACGGTCCTCGACGCGCCCGTCGTCACCGACGGTGCCGTCGGGCTCGACACGGGCTGTGTCTACGGTGGGGAACTGACCGCCTACGACTACCGGGCCGACGACCTCGTCAGCGTCCCGGCCGAGCAGACCTATCGGGACCGCGCCCAGCGCAAGATTCTCGACCTCCCGGCGATTCAGGCCTGA
- a CDS encoding flippase-like domain-containing protein — translation MRRLVRFLAGVALGALGLAVYLYTVGVGAVLDRAAAVTATALVLVVLLVVLEGVADGIGVWASVRPLNGGLSVPQSVQFALAGDFFDILSPAGPVSSEPIMAQFVGATTETSYSEALGVRSVAKYVKSGAQLVLSALLGLAVLTGRADTRSLLYVLGGALLTVVAVGIGLVLFRTALSKGVVRAATPVVSRVSALYRDEPHDRAAVQDAVDRFRARVGEFRTRPGLLALVALGGLLEQLLTATALWVALDGTGQTAALLPIVVLVPLPQAASVVPIPASLGAYDLLLSGALAVVAGVAVVPATAAVLLVRTASIPFGVGVGGVCAAFMRGWRPGTGPTVDAD, via the coding sequence GTGCGACGACTCGTCCGGTTCCTCGCGGGGGTGGCGCTCGGTGCGCTCGGCCTCGCCGTCTACCTCTACACCGTCGGCGTCGGCGCCGTCCTCGACCGGGCGGCCGCGGTGACGGCCACGGCGCTCGTGCTCGTCGTCCTCCTCGTCGTCCTCGAGGGCGTCGCCGACGGTATCGGCGTCTGGGCCTCGGTCCGGCCACTGAACGGTGGCCTGTCGGTGCCGCAGTCCGTCCAGTTCGCACTCGCCGGCGACTTCTTCGACATCCTGAGCCCCGCAGGTCCGGTGAGTTCCGAACCCATCATGGCCCAGTTCGTCGGCGCGACCACCGAGACGAGTTACTCGGAGGCGCTCGGCGTGCGGAGCGTCGCGAAGTACGTCAAGTCCGGCGCACAGCTGGTGCTCTCCGCGCTCCTCGGCCTCGCCGTCCTCACTGGGCGTGCGGACACCCGGTCGCTGCTCTACGTGCTCGGGGGGGCGCTACTGACCGTCGTCGCCGTGGGAATCGGTCTCGTCCTGTTCCGGACGGCACTCTCGAAGGGAGTGGTACGCGCAGCCACGCCCGTGGTCTCGCGGGTGTCGGCGCTCTACCGGGACGAGCCACACGACCGAGCAGCGGTCCAGGACGCCGTCGACCGATTCCGTGCACGGGTCGGTGAGTTCCGAACCAGACCGGGACTCCTCGCGCTCGTCGCGCTCGGTGGCCTCCTCGAACAACTGCTGACGGCGACGGCGCTCTGGGTCGCACTGGACGGCACCGGCCAGACCGCCGCGCTGCTCCCCATCGTCGTGCTGGTCCCGCTCCCGCAGGCCGCGAGCGTGGTCCCAATCCCGGCGAGTCTCGGAGCCTACGACCTCCTCCTGAGCGGCGCACTCGCCGTCGTGGCCGGCGTCGCCGTCGTCCCCGCGACGGCGGCCGTCCTCCTCGTCCGCACCGCGTCGATCCCCTTCGGCGTGGGGGTCGGCGGCGTCTGTGCGGCGTTCATGCGCGGGTGGCGTCCCGGGACCGGCCCGACGGTGGATGCGGACTGA
- a CDS encoding proteasome assembly chaperone family protein, whose amino-acid sequence MAHVNTVREFDLDSPWLVEGLPGAGLVGKIACDHLVEQFEMEYVAGIHCSGLPKVAVYRGEDSTVRPPVRIYADETRDLLVLQSDIPVSPSSAGDFSGCITNFVLEHDATPIYISGLDEERTGVPEVYGVGVGRGTDLVAEAGIVPPREGGLVSGPTGALLATAEERDVDAVGLVAQTDAKFPDPEASRAVLRGGVAPLTGVEVETDSLVEHAEEIRKAREQLAERLQNADDESSRAQPIRGFQ is encoded by the coding sequence ATGGCGCACGTCAATACGGTCCGCGAATTCGACCTCGACAGCCCCTGGCTCGTGGAGGGGCTGCCGGGCGCGGGGCTGGTCGGCAAGATCGCCTGCGACCACCTCGTCGAACAGTTCGAGATGGAGTACGTCGCCGGTATCCACTGCTCCGGGCTCCCGAAGGTGGCGGTCTACCGCGGCGAGGACTCGACGGTCCGGCCCCCGGTCCGCATCTACGCCGACGAGACCCGCGACCTGCTGGTCCTCCAGAGCGACATCCCCGTCTCGCCGTCCTCTGCCGGCGACTTCTCCGGGTGCATCACGAACTTCGTCCTCGAACACGACGCGACCCCCATCTACATCTCGGGGCTGGACGAGGAGCGCACCGGCGTTCCGGAGGTGTACGGCGTGGGCGTCGGCAGGGGGACGGACCTCGTCGCCGAGGCGGGCATCGTCCCGCCGCGTGAGGGCGGCCTCGTCTCGGGGCCCACCGGCGCTCTACTGGCCACCGCCGAGGAACGCGACGTCGACGCGGTGGGTCTCGTCGCCCAGACGGACGCGAAGTTCCCCGACCCCGAGGCCTCCCGAGCGGTCCTGCGCGGTGGCGTCGCCCCGCTCACCGGCGTCGAGGTGGAGACGGACTCGCTCGTCGAGCACGCCGAGGAGATACGGAAGGCCCGCGAGCAACTGGCCGAACGGTTGCAGAACGCGGACGACGAGAGCAGTCGGGCGCAGCCGATACGTGGCTTCCAGTGA
- the icd gene encoding isocitrate dehydrogenase (NADP(+)) translates to MAYQQVEVPEAGEKIEVTDDDELVVPDEPIIPIIHGDGIGTDVGPAAQTVLEAAAQATGRDIHWMRVYAGESARERYDGENLPEDTLAAMREFKVGIKGPLTTPVGAGFRSLNVALRKKLDLYTNVRPTYHIEGVPSPVKAPEKMDMVSFRENTEDVYAGIEWEAGTEDVEKVKAFVEDEMGFDSTIHDGPVGIGIKPITEFGTKRLVRKAIDYALEHDRDSVTLVHKGNIMKFTEGAFRDWGYEVAEEEYGDEVITEDTLWNERDGEAPDDAVVVNDRIADNMLQQILTRTDQYDILALPNLNGDYLSDACGAQIGGLGIAPGANIGDGRFLAEPVHGSAPKYAGQDKVNPSALILSGRIMLEHMGWNDAADLVRDAIEETIRSKKVTYDIHRQIEGGEKLATSEFAEEIVENIHSLA, encoded by the coding sequence ATGGCTTACCAGCAGGTCGAAGTTCCCGAGGCTGGCGAGAAGATCGAGGTGACGGACGACGACGAACTCGTCGTCCCGGACGAGCCCATCATCCCCATCATCCACGGAGACGGCATCGGGACCGACGTAGGACCCGCGGCCCAGACCGTCCTCGAAGCCGCCGCGCAGGCGACGGGTCGTGACATCCACTGGATGCGCGTCTACGCCGGCGAGTCGGCTCGCGAGCGCTACGACGGCGAGAACCTCCCCGAGGACACGCTGGCGGCGATGCGTGAGTTCAAGGTCGGCATCAAGGGCCCGCTCACGACGCCCGTCGGCGCCGGCTTCCGGTCGCTCAACGTCGCGCTCCGCAAGAAGCTCGACCTCTACACGAACGTCCGCCCCACCTACCACATCGAGGGCGTCCCCTCGCCCGTGAAGGCCCCGGAGAAGATGGACATGGTCTCCTTCCGGGAGAACACGGAGGACGTCTACGCCGGCATCGAGTGGGAGGCCGGTACCGAGGACGTGGAGAAGGTCAAGGCGTTCGTCGAGGACGAGATGGGCTTCGACTCCACCATCCACGACGGCCCGGTCGGCATCGGCATCAAGCCCATCACCGAGTTCGGGACCAAACGGCTCGTCCGCAAGGCCATCGACTACGCGCTGGAACACGACCGCGACTCCGTGACGCTGGTCCACAAGGGGAACATCATGAAGTTCACCGAGGGCGCGTTCCGTGACTGGGGCTACGAGGTCGCCGAGGAGGAGTACGGCGACGAGGTCATCACCGAGGACACGCTCTGGAACGAGCGCGACGGTGAGGCTCCCGACGACGCCGTGGTCGTCAACGACCGCATCGCCGACAACATGCTCCAGCAGATCCTGACCCGTACGGACCAGTACGACATCCTCGCCCTGCCGAACCTCAACGGCGACTACCTCTCCGACGCCTGTGGCGCCCAGATCGGTGGCCTCGGCATCGCCCCCGGCGCCAACATCGGCGACGGACGCTTCCTCGCCGAGCCGGTCCACGGCTCTGCGCCGAAGTACGCCGGACAGGACAAGGTCAACCCCTCGGCGCTCATCCTCTCGGGCCGCATCATGCTCGAACACATGGGGTGGAACGACGCGGCCGACCTCGTCCGCGACGCCATCGAGGAGACCATCCGCTCGAAGAAGGTCACCTACGATATCCACCGACAGATCGAGGGTGGCGAGAAACTCGCGACCAGCGAGTTCGCCGAGGAGATCGTCGAGAACATCCACTCGCTCGCCTGA
- the ppk1 gene encoding polyphosphate kinase 1: MQCEPHPESGATVDLSDPSLYLNRELSELAFHQRVLFEALDDRNPLLERVKFLAILTNNLDEFFMKRIGGLKQQIEAEVSELSPDGRTPREQWAASLETCREMFETQSACYHDAVHGLLGEAGIDILGHEDLTDRERASLRSYFETDVLPTLTPLTFDPAHPFPFISNLSLSLGVRTRREGEVPKFSRVKIPENRPRLVRIREEWTDRADGRERYVPLERVVAANLDLLFPNVEVLDHTTFRVTRNAEVRRNEDVAEGLIEMIEGVLRERRFATVVRLEVEAGTPEPVRDLLREQLDVDEREVFERPAPLDFRDLMRLVELDRPDLKLREWRPRLHPRLQPNGDDDDEERGLFEEVRRGDVLVHHPYHSFEGTVQHFFEAAAHDEDVLAIKATIYRTAHDSQVIESLIEAARNGKQVAVMVELKARFDEENNLRWVRRLEEEGIHVAYGTIGLKTHTKTALVVRDEPDGVQLYSHVGTGNYHSQTAKTYTDLGLLTADEDVGQDLTRLFNFFTGHSMHEEYRDLLVAPGNMRERFTALVRREAEHAAAGREARIVAKMNSLEDPAMVAELYRASMAGVDVDLVVRGICRLRPGLEGVSENVTVRSVVGRFLEHSRIFRFHDDGDPAYFIGSADWMTRNLDRRVEAVVPVEDPTLRGELDVVLETLLADNRKAWEMDADGNYEQVRPGDDPVVNTHEVLMSRAERHALAGDRSGFPHLER, translated from the coding sequence CTGCAGTGCGAACCGCACCCAGAGAGCGGTGCCACCGTCGACCTCTCGGACCCGTCGCTCTACCTCAACCGCGAGCTCTCCGAACTCGCGTTCCACCAGCGGGTGCTCTTCGAGGCCCTCGACGACCGGAACCCCCTGTTGGAGCGGGTGAAGTTCCTCGCCATCCTGACGAACAACCTCGACGAGTTCTTCATGAAGCGTATCGGTGGGCTGAAACAGCAGATCGAGGCCGAGGTGAGCGAACTCTCGCCCGACGGCCGGACGCCGCGAGAGCAGTGGGCGGCCTCGCTCGAGACCTGCCGCGAGATGTTCGAGACCCAGTCGGCCTGCTACCACGACGCGGTCCACGGACTGTTGGGGGAGGCAGGTATCGACATTCTCGGGCACGAGGACCTGACCGACCGGGAACGGGCGTCGTTGCGGTCGTACTTCGAGACGGACGTGCTCCCCACGCTGACGCCGCTCACGTTCGACCCGGCGCACCCGTTCCCGTTCATCTCGAACCTCTCGCTCTCGCTCGGGGTCCGGACCCGGCGCGAGGGTGAGGTGCCGAAGTTCTCCCGCGTCAAGATCCCGGAGAACCGCCCCCGGCTCGTGCGCATCCGCGAGGAGTGGACGGACCGAGCCGACGGCCGCGAGCGGTACGTCCCCCTCGAGCGCGTCGTCGCTGCGAACCTCGACCTGCTGTTCCCCAACGTCGAGGTGCTCGACCACACCACGTTCCGTGTCACGCGGAACGCCGAGGTGCGCCGGAACGAGGACGTCGCCGAGGGGCTCATCGAGATGATCGAGGGCGTCCTCCGCGAGCGCCGGTTCGCGACCGTCGTCAGACTCGAGGTGGAGGCCGGCACGCCCGAACCGGTCCGTGACCTCCTGCGCGAGCAACTGGACGTGGACGAGCGGGAGGTGTTCGAGCGGCCCGCCCCGCTGGACTTCCGTGACCTGATGCGCCTGGTCGAACTCGACCGCCCGGACCTGAAACTGCGGGAGTGGCGGCCACGGCTCCACCCCCGCCTCCAGCCGAATGGCGATGACGACGACGAGGAGCGTGGCCTGTTCGAGGAGGTCCGCCGGGGGGACGTGCTCGTCCACCACCCGTACCACTCGTTCGAGGGGACCGTCCAGCACTTCTTCGAGGCGGCCGCCCACGACGAGGACGTCCTCGCCATCAAGGCGACCATCTACCGGACCGCACACGACTCGCAGGTCATCGAGTCGCTCATCGAGGCGGCCCGCAACGGCAAGCAGGTGGCGGTGATGGTCGAGTTGAAGGCCCGCTTCGACGAGGAGAACAACCTCCGGTGGGTCCGCCGTCTGGAGGAGGAGGGCATCCACGTCGCCTACGGGACCATCGGGCTGAAGACCCACACCAAGACGGCGCTCGTCGTCCGCGACGAACCCGACGGCGTCCAGCTCTACTCCCACGTCGGCACTGGCAACTACCACTCCCAGACCGCCAAGACGTACACCGACCTCGGACTGCTGACCGCGGACGAGGACGTCGGGCAGGACCTCACCCGTCTGTTCAACTTCTTCACCGGCCACTCGATGCACGAGGAGTACCGCGACCTGCTGGTGGCCCCGGGCAACATGCGCGAGCGGTTCACGGCCCTCGTCCGGCGCGAGGCCGAGCACGCCGCCGCCGGCCGGGAGGCACGCATCGTCGCGAAGATGAACTCGCTCGAGGACCCCGCGATGGTGGCCGAACTCTACCGTGCCTCGATGGCCGGCGTCGACGTCGACCTCGTCGTCCGTGGCATCTGTCGGCTCCGCCCCGGGCTGGAGGGTGTGAGCGAGAACGTCACCGTCCGGTCGGTCGTCGGGCGGTTCCTCGAACACTCCCGCATCTTCCGGTTCCACGACGACGGCGACCCGGCGTACTTCATCGGGAGCGCCGACTGGATGACCCGGAACCTGGACCGCCGGGTGGAGGCCGTCGTCCCCGTCGAGGACCCCACCCTGCGTGGGGAACTGGACGTCGTCCTCGAGACGCTGCTGGCCGACAACCGCAAGGCGTGGGAGATGGACGCCGACGGCAACTACGAGCAGGTCAGACCGGGCGACGACCCGGTCGTGAACACCCACGAGGTGCTGATGTCGCGGGCCGAGCGCCACGCGCTCGCCGGCGACCGGAGCGGCTTCCCGCACCTCGAACGGTAG
- a CDS encoding isoaspartyl peptidase/L-asparaginase, giving the protein MQLIVHGGAGGPVDEPEERQGVLDEAAAAGAATERVTDAVVAAVRVLEADPRFNAGTGGAVQSDGVVRTDAGLMTDDRQVGAASAMPGVEHAVDVARVVKEETPHVLVSGVHAVDLAEAFDVETDVDLWSDASRERWAEADAPQSFDTREHLEFVHERFGGDGDGRWGHDTVGAVARDGDRLAAATSTGGRWCALAGRVGDVPQVGSGFYCARLGGASATGAGEDIARVTLARRAVDHLERGRDPQDAATLAIEEFEDLTGSDAGVIVMSNDGAHGSAYNSEAMQTAVASDD; this is encoded by the coding sequence GTGCAACTCATCGTCCACGGCGGGGCCGGTGGCCCCGTCGACGAGCCCGAGGAGAGACAGGGCGTGCTCGACGAGGCGGCTGCGGCGGGGGCCGCGACCGAGCGCGTGACCGACGCCGTCGTCGCCGCCGTCCGGGTGCTGGAGGCCGACCCGAGGTTCAACGCCGGGACTGGCGGGGCGGTCCAGTCCGACGGCGTCGTCCGGACCGACGCCGGCCTGATGACCGACGACCGGCAGGTGGGCGCGGCCAGCGCGATGCCCGGCGTCGAACACGCTGTCGACGTGGCGCGGGTCGTGAAGGAGGAGACCCCACACGTCCTCGTCTCGGGGGTCCACGCCGTCGACCTCGCCGAGGCGTTCGACGTGGAGACCGACGTGGACCTCTGGAGCGACGCCTCGCGCGAACGGTGGGCCGAGGCGGACGCCCCCCAGTCCTTCGACACCCGCGAGCACCTCGAGTTCGTGCACGAGCGCTTCGGCGGAGATGGCGACGGTCGCTGGGGCCACGACACCGTCGGCGCCGTCGCTCGAGACGGTGACCGACTGGCTGCCGCCACGTCCACGGGCGGTCGCTGGTGTGCGCTCGCGGGGCGGGTCGGCGACGTGCCGCAGGTCGGGTCGGGGTTCTACTGCGCCCGGCTGGGTGGCGCGAGCGCGACGGGGGCCGGCGAGGACATCGCCCGCGTCACGCTGGCCCGTCGGGCCGTCGACCACCTCGAACGGGGCCGGGATCCGCAGGACGCCGCCACCCTCGCCATCGAGGAGTTCGAGGACCTCACCGGGAGCGACGCCGGCGTCATCGTGATGAGCAACGACGGCGCCCACGGGAGCGCGTACAACAGCGAGGCGATGCAGACGGCCGTCGCCAGCGACGACTGA